The Candidatus Bathyarchaeota archaeon genome includes a region encoding these proteins:
- a CDS encoding adenosylhomocysteinase, protein MKTVHEVKDLTLAPQGKLLIEWAEAHMPVLAQIKKQFAVEKPLKNLRIGACLHVTKETAVLMRVLKAGGADIALCGSNPLSTQDEVAAALVEEGIHVYAWRGETAEEYYRCIENVLSYSPQITLDDGADLVMTLHTKRADLLENLIGGTEETTTGVIRLRAMADAGALKYPIIAVNDAYTKYLFDNRYGTGQSTIDGILRATSILLAGKRFVVSGYGWCGRGIAARARGMGADVIVTETDPIRALEAVMDGFTVMPMAEAAEIGDIFVTATGDVGVIRREHMLKMKNGAILANSGHFNVEISVPDLEAISITKRRIRPNVEEFLLKDGRLLYLIAEGRLVNLTAAEGHPPEVMMMSFANQALSVKYLIEHGKKLEPKVHKVPEEIDRAIAKLALDVMNIKIDTLTDEQIKYLKSWEQGTL, encoded by the coding sequence ATGAAAACAGTTCACGAAGTTAAAGATCTCACTCTGGCACCGCAGGGTAAACTTCTAATTGAATGGGCTGAAGCTCACATGCCAGTTCTAGCTCAGATTAAAAAACAGTTTGCTGTTGAAAAACCACTTAAAAATTTGAGAATCGGGGCTTGCCTTCATGTCACAAAGGAAACAGCGGTTCTAATGAGAGTGTTGAAGGCAGGAGGAGCGGATATTGCCCTTTGCGGCTCTAATCCGCTTTCAACTCAAGATGAAGTTGCGGCGGCGCTTGTAGAGGAAGGTATCCATGTCTACGCATGGAGAGGCGAAACTGCAGAGGAATATTATCGATGCATTGAAAATGTTCTCAGTTATAGTCCGCAAATAACTCTCGATGACGGCGCTGACCTAGTTATGACCCTCCATACAAAAAGAGCCGACTTGTTAGAGAACTTAATCGGAGGAACGGAAGAAACAACAACCGGCGTAATAAGACTAAGAGCTATGGCAGATGCCGGAGCATTAAAATATCCAATTATAGCAGTGAACGATGCTTACACGAAATACCTCTTCGATAATCGCTATGGCACAGGGCAAAGTACTATTGACGGAATCTTAAGGGCGACCAGCATCCTCTTAGCAGGAAAAAGATTTGTTGTATCTGGGTACGGATGGTGTGGTCGAGGAATTGCCGCTAGAGCTCGCGGGATGGGAGCAGACGTAATAGTCACTGAAACCGATCCCATAAGGGCTCTCGAGGCGGTAATGGATGGTTTCACTGTTATGCCAATGGCTGAAGCAGCTGAGATAGGGGATATTTTCGTCACCGCTACAGGCGATGTGGGCGTCATCCGGAGGGAGCATATGCTAAAAATGAAGAATGGAGCTATTCTTGCTAATAGTGGACACTTTAACGTTGAGATATCTGTTCCTGACTTAGAAGCCATCTCAATAACAAAACGAAGAATTAGACCGAATGTGGAAGAGTTCCTTCTTAAAGACGGGCGTCTCCTCTATTTAATCGCCGAGGGGAGGCTCGTTAATTTAACTGCTGCGGAAGGTCATCCCCCTGAGGTTATGATGATGTCCTTTGCAAATCAAGCTCTAAGCGTTAAGTACCTAATCGAACATGGGAAAAAACTTGAGCCAAAGGTTCACAAGGTTCCAGAAGAAATCGACCGTGCCATAGCTAAGCTTGCACTTGACGTCATGAATATTAAAATCGACACGCTTACCGACGAGCAGATTAAATACCTTAAAAGCTGGGAGCAAGGAACTTTATAA
- a CDS encoding DUF2029 domain-containing protein: MNPYDYNLINPKLAADPYSYPIPWALFCALAYYLYTFYPTTEAMLFFQKLPLAIADIAIGFFVGRLTYLITGKVKLERIAMTLYLFNPYAIFISSIYNQFDSLPSLFCMLAFFLFLKGKKDLSALSLGVAIAFKEYPVILLPTFLIFEQNWKTRIRYLLLGLTPIIALSIPFLLLNYESYLYAFTFQHTWAGNFTYWALIYSFFGVPRYRGKELLPQQLAWINDGFVLVVMVGIYLFLSRSQRGVSQGLPKSLLATILAFFSSYRFIQNNHPIWGIPFSIIDGVTRNRRFGPFWWNLPLFVYLSLYWWYFLYPRPDFLVELFKYGIWQDLRGIIACVIFPIFTLGYFITLFSGGCFKSPSSNP; this comes from the coding sequence ATGAACCCGTATGATTACAATCTTATTAATCCAAAACTTGCAGCTGACCCATATTCCTATCCGATTCCATGGGCACTGTTCTGCGCTTTAGCATACTATCTCTACACGTTCTATCCAACCACAGAAGCCATGTTATTTTTCCAGAAGTTGCCTTTGGCTATAGCCGACATCGCTATTGGATTTTTCGTTGGAAGGCTAACCTACCTAATTACTGGCAAAGTGAAACTCGAGCGTATTGCTATGACGCTTTATCTGTTCAATCCATATGCGATTTTTATCTCCTCTATTTACAACCAATTTGATTCGCTCCCATCCCTATTTTGCATGCTTGCTTTCTTTCTCTTCTTAAAAGGTAAGAAAGATCTAAGCGCTCTTAGCCTTGGGGTGGCAATTGCTTTCAAAGAGTATCCTGTGATTCTCCTTCCAACATTTCTTATATTTGAGCAAAATTGGAAAACGAGAATTAGGTATCTGCTTTTAGGGCTCACTCCAATAATCGCTCTTTCGATTCCATTCCTACTGTTAAACTATGAAAGTTATCTTTACGCGTTTACTTTTCAACATACTTGGGCTGGCAACTTTACATACTGGGCGCTTATTTACTCTTTTTTCGGGGTCCCGCGATATCGTGGAAAAGAATTACTACCACAGCAACTTGCTTGGATCAACGATGGCTTTGTTCTTGTCGTTATGGTTGGCATCTACCTATTTCTCAGTCGATCTCAAAGGGGAGTTTCGCAGGGACTACCTAAAAGTCTTCTAGCTACAATTCTAGCCTTCTTCTCTTCCTATCGGTTTATTCAAAACAATCACCCTATATGGGGGATTCCATTCTCAATTATTGACGGGGTGACCAGAAACCGCCGGTTCGGTCCATTTTGGTGGAATCTTCCGTTATTCGTTTACCTATCTCTTTATTGGTGGTATTTCCTCTATCCTCGTCCAGATTTCCTTGTTGAACTCTTCAAATATGGTATTTGGCAAGACCTGAGAGGGATTATTGCATGTGTGATTTTCCCGATCTTCACTCTAGGTTATTTCATTACCCTATTTAGTGGGGGTTGTTTTAAGTCTCCGTCTTCCAATCCTTGA